One genomic window of Diospyros lotus cultivar Yz01 chromosome 8, ASM1463336v1, whole genome shotgun sequence includes the following:
- the LOC127808410 gene encoding uncharacterized protein LOC127808410, with the protein MRATTSMAFPQLLHSPSSSSLTPKPCLNPNSLNPNPRSVSLTPSPPGRCQRRRKPDSLRCSASSFSEKHHTGSPKSDDVVELPLFPLPLVLFPGAILPLQIFEFRYRMMMHTLLQTDLRFGVIYSDSVTGTADVGCVGEVVKHERLVDDRFFLICKGQERFRVTRLVRTKPYLVAEVVWLEDRPSGDGAEDLESLANEVETYMKDVIRLSNRLNGKPEKEVQDLRRNLFPTPFSFFVGSTFEGAPREQQALLELEDTTTRLKRERETLRNTLNYLTAASAVKDVFPSS; encoded by the coding sequence ATGAGAGCTACCACTTCAATGGCATTTCCGCAGCTTCTGCACTCtccgtcttcttcctctctcactCCCAAGCCTTGCCTAAACCCTAATTCgctaaaccctaaccctagatcTGTGTCCCTCACGCCGTCTCCGCCCGGCCGATGCCAGCGCCGGCGGAAGCCTGATTCCCTCCGGTGCTCGGCGTCGTCCTTCTCGGAGAAGCACCACACGGGGTCTCCCAAATCCGACGACGTCGTCGAGCTCCCGCTGTTTCCCCTCCCTCTCGTGCTCTTCCCCGGCGCGATTCTCCCGTTACAGATCTTCGAGTTCAGATACCGCATGATGATGCACACTCTTCTGCAGACTGATCTTCGGTTTGGTGTCATCTATTCGGACTCCGTCACGGGCACCGCCGACGTCGGCTGCGTCGGCGAGGTTGTTAAGCACGAGAGGCTTGTCGACGACCGGTTCTTTTTGATATGCAAGGGACAGGAGCGGTTCCGAGTGACGAGGCTGGTCCGGACGAAGCCGTACTTGGTGGCGGAGGTGGTGTGGTTGGAAGACCGCCCGTCCGGTGACGGAGCCGAGGACTTGGAGTCTCTGGCGAATGAGGTGGAGACTTATATGAAGGATGTGATTCGGTTGTCGAATCGGTTGAACGGGAAGCCCGAGAAGGAGGTCCAGGACTTGCGCCGGAACTTGTTTCCGACGCCATTTTCGTTCTTTGTTGGGAGCACGTTTGAAGGCGCGCCGAGAGAGCAGCAGGCGCTGCTTGAATTGGAGGATACAACGACGAGattgaagagggagagagagacgtTAAGGAATACCCTTAATTACTTGACCGCTGCCTCTGCTGTTAAAGATGTGTTTCCGTCTTCATAG